TACAAAGAGAGCTCATTTTAAGTTTAATCAAATTGAGCTAACAATCGAGttttaatcaattcaatttgaatctatctCTAGAAATGagggttagatttgatttatgttaaacCGAACAAAAGACTAGttttaaatccaaaataatCAATTCTTTATTTTGAGATTGACTAGTTAATACTTGagctcaatttgaaaataattactTTAGACACAATCTGAATTAACTTTAGAATCAACTTGTTTTATAAATTCGAGtctaatctttaatttaaacttgattctttaaattcaaattcgaacAACATggatcaaatccaaccctaaaagAAGTACTTCATATGATAATTGATGATGTCAAGTTcactataaatattaaaatacgaataaaattatgtgtactaaTAAGTTACATCATgcatatgattttattgttaaaaatatacAAGAACAAATGGTACaatggtataaaaaaaaatcatagggGCATTTTGGCCATCGAATTATAAtctacttataaattaaaatttaccaacCCAGCTTCGGCTGAAGGGCCATATCCAAGTCTCAATAGAGCTCCAATTCTATCTCAGGTTCTCTCTATACATTGCATACGCTAGGGTTTGTTCGTCTGAGCTTATCttatcttctcttctcttcctcCTTATTAGCTTCGTATTTCACGGTACTAATCTCCATATTTGATCTGTAAACAGCGTCGCTGCACCGGTTAATTGATTTTCTCGTTTGTTAATTCATACTTGTTTGTGTGTTGCAGAAGAGTTCGAAGATGGAAGCGGCCACAGCAACTGTGGTTCAATCTTCAGTGGCCGTCAATAGACGCTACAGTTCGTTCGCTAGATCAGCTTTTTTGTCCGCTAACGGTCCCGATTTCGTGCGTTTCGCTACTAGTTCACACTTGCCAATTCAGGTATCgaatcttctttttattttgttcgtTTTGTTTTACTAAATTTAGAATCCGTTTAATACTGATCTCTAATCttgtttttagagtttaaaggTATGAACAACTGTGAAACATGTTTGGAGGAGTTTTTGAATGTAGAACTGCCTTATGGAGAATGAATTTTTTGTCTTCCAATTGGAGTTTGGAATAGAATAGATATAGCTaatttcattatcttaaaaTGTAATTCGAGCTGTCAGGATTACCAATATGTTTATTCTTCAATATTGTCCTTAGCTCATCTCCTATTagttatttgatttgtttttgtttatgtagAAATCATCCACTGTTTATTTTTATCGCCTactatgtgtatgtatgtaaaTCTTTTCTCAAGTACACTAACAGCcaattcttttgaaaaaaaaaaaaaggaaagaaagaaaaagaatcatatatatgtgtgtgtgtattctaacaaaacattgaaaaacaCATTGGCAAAGCACTtaagagggtttttttttttttctcagaaAGCATTTCCAACTTTTAATGGTATATAAGTGGACCCAATCAGTTGATTCTTTTTTTGTGAATCTATGAACTGCAGCATTATTCTTCAGTCTCATACTCAAAGCCAATGCATAGGAGAATGGGTATGGGAAGTAGGAGATGCATGGCCATTAGAGCATCTTCATCACCAGACTCTACCGGGTCGATTGCTCCTATTGCTCCGCTTCGGCTGGAGTCTCCTGTAGGACAATTTTTGTTACAGATCTTGATAAGTCACCCCCATCTTGTTCCTGCAGCAGTTGAGCAGCAACTTGAGCAGCTTCAAACCGACCGTGATGCTGAGAAGAAGGAAGAACCTTCTGCTTCTGGCACCGACCTGGTTTTGTATAGGTTAGTCGCTTATCTTTCCACCTTAGTATGGAAAATATGGAAAAAGGCAAAATTTTTCTGTCATTACAAAGTATGGAAAGTAAATAAACAATATGGAGAAATAAGTGTATACATTTTTGGCCGTTTGGAGAATACAATGTAGAACTCAGCACAAAAGATGcaattcaaaattaacatttGTACAAGGATGGACTCATACATagatatgaataaaatattcggAGGTGAAATACATCATTGTATGTTACATTGTTTTTTCCTTATGTCGTACTTTTTTTATGATCATATAATCTTATGCTTTGAGAACTCTTGAGAAACTACTATTGACTAAACCAAAATatcataagtttgaaaaatgtagGATCTGCATTGTACCACCTGTATATAAATGTGCCCATAAATCTTGAAGTAATactctaaattaaaaattaatttaagcttaaagtaataataatttagtattcAAAATCAATGTAAGCTATGGGAACCTCGTCTAATATGCACTTAAATTACTAAAACTAATTAGTCAAACGATATAATGACTATTGGTTGTATCACTATGCTCTCCACATGATagttatgatttatgtattcTATATGTGATGTGTTGAATCTGATGAATGGATTTTAAATTGCCAGGAGAATTGCTGAGGTGAAGGCTAATGAAAGGAGAAAGGCTTTGGAAGAGATTTTGTATGCATTGGTTGTGCAGAAATTCATGGATGCTAATGTTTCTTTGATACCTTCGATTGTCCCCTCCTCTTCAGACCCTTCTGGTCGGGTGGACATGTGGCCAAGCCATGATGAGAAGCTTGAGCAGCTTCACTCGACTGAAGCCTATGAGATGATACAGAACCACCTAGCTCTCATTCTTGGGAATCGGTTGGGTGACTCGAATTCTGTTGCACAGATAAGCAAACTGAGGGTTGGACAGGTCTATGCAGCTTCAGTGATGTACGGGTACTTCCTAAAGCGTGTTGATCAGCGGTTTCAGCTTGAAAAAACCATGAAACTTCTTCCAAATGCATCGGATGAAGAGACTAAAGTTCAACGAGCAGTGGAAGACATGAAACCAGCTGGTGAGGGATCTTATGAAGCTGTCTCTTCGCACCCTGAACTCTCGGCCTGGGCCGGCGGCGTGAGGTCTGGAGGGTTTGGTCATGGGATAAAGGCCTCTCGGTTGCGGACCTATGTGATGTCTTTTGACGGTGAGACACTTCAGAGATACGCAACAATAAGATCCAAAGAGGCTGTTAGCATCATTGAGAAGCACACTGAGGCTCTATTTGGAAGACCAGAGATTGTTATAACACCTCAGGGTAATGTTGATTCTTCAAAAGACGAACTTATCAAGATCAGCTTTGGTGGTTTAAAGAGACTTGTTTTGGAGGCCGTGACTTTCGGTTCTTTTCTGTGGGACGTAGAAACCTATGTTGATTCCAGGTACCATTTTGTCATGAAttaaattctgttttttcgCCTTTAACCTTGCTAAAACAGAAGTTTGTCCTATGTTCACAACCGACCAACTGATGTGTTATAGCTGAGTGTAGGTTTGCTAGCAAGTACCAAATAATTTGTGCTAATTGTTTTGTATATAGTTACAATGCTATGTTTTGCTGCTTGAATTTACCGCACTTACTGTTAtggtaaatttttatattaaatttacatcAATATCTTTTAAAGTTACATGGATTCATCTTGTGATATGGTGACTCTGGTGGAATGGCCCGTTCTGAGAATTGGGAATACCTGAGAAAATTTGTCTTAAATCTTACTTCTTCATTGATCTCCTTTGGACTAGATTTGGAAGATGAAATACCAAGATAATGTTACCCTAGTTGTATTTTTATCCTTGGATTTTGGTACAAGGGTTAATCTGTATTAAGACTGGATTTGATTTACATCAAGTCCGTACAAAACCCTATTTTAAAATGGgttcaaatataaaagaatccGTTTGAGATTGGTTTGATCTTTGGTTTGAATTTCGCTCGTTTTCTTTTGGCTTGAATTAgattaactcaaatcaaatccaactctAATATGTAGCTTTTAGACTGAGATTTGAAGGTGATAACCTAGAAATACGGTTACAACCCAGTAACATCACATAGTTATATTGAGAAATAACTCTCATTTGGTGCTCACATGTGACAGTCGATGTGAGAGATGATATCTAATTGgtctaaaaaaaaaagcatgaatTATTAagagattcttttttttattagtttaatttttttacctccAATGATATCTTATCCATTTGCAGTGTTCTCACTAGGAATTTAGTCCCCCAAAGGTGAGAGTAGGCGATTTAGAAATCTGCAAAGTAGTAAGACCATATTTGGCCCATGAACTTAAGCTTTTAGTCTGATGGTGTCTTGTGCACTGAAAAATACATACATTAGAGTTTTCCCGATGAGCAAACTGATCTATAATTTTATGCTCTTTGAATGGGTGTACACCTTATGAAAGATTTTTTCGTTAACGACCATGAGATACTCTGCAACATTGATTGGATAGGTGTACATCCTGCCAAAGATTTTTCGTAGATGATAATACAATTCTAAGCCGTTAAGGTCATCGTGGAATTTATATGGATGAAAGAAGCTCCTTCTTTGTACTCCATTTATGCAAAACTTCACCAAAAACATCATAGAACACAATTTGTGCTTCTGTTTGATTCAACTCAACGGACATAAAACCTTGCCCATCATAGAAAAATTGTAACccctctctatctctctctttaATGTCTCCTCTCCATGCCTTTGAGGCCGCCCCACTGGTCAAAAATTGTACACGGctgcaataaaaaaattctaattgtgaattacacacacaaaaaagagTTTTCTCCTTGTAACCGCtcatatttcatcaaataacaattttccccttaaatatatgaaattataattcattGCGTATCCTTAGTAGTCTTAATTTAGGTATcagtaatgaaaaattaaaacctaaaCATGTTTTTACTGGTACTCAAATCAATActtaatttaattgtatataacATAACTCTTTAGATATAtgtttacaataatattttatgcacaaataataactataaacacaaacacaaacacaaacattaatgtgttataatataattagataattttgaaataaagataaaataaaactcaatcatataataacatgtttGTGTTTATACTTGTGTTTGTATATATTGTTAGTGCATGTATTACACACATAACAAATATACTTCAAACATTAGAGGGGGGAATTTTGGTCAGTAAAACTTTTAAGGGGGAAATTGAAATAGtttgaaacttaattttattagactgataatatttttacctttctTTGTCACTGAAGTGTTCAAGACAATGGTCATGGCCGTTCATGTAAAAATCAACGTTGTAGGtctgaaattatttataaaattaacacaCTTAGAATCAATAATCAACGGTTGAAAGTAAGTTTATCTAATTACgcatgaaattaaataaataattaatattattcacCTTCAGAAGTGGGAGAATATGGCGTTTAAGTTCTGCGGTGTCTCCATGGTGCCCAATGCTTCTAATTGCATGGTGACCAACCACAATCTTCCACTTGGCACTAGATCCTCTCAGCGCTATTTCTAAATCCTGAAttcatatgaaattaaaaaaaaaattagataaaaaatataaaatttcaataatatcgAATCCAATGTTTTTAGATCGAAGCTCGAAGTTGACTCGGTCAAAACGCTGATCCTCAAGTTGATCAATTggatgatataattaaaaatggtttAGTCCTATGACATCAACATGATGTCAATATAACAATCATACTAGGCTAACACAACCGTTGAATTTACGGATAAATTTAATCCAAACTGAATTAGCTTAAATATATAACTCAATTCGTTTGTTCATCCAATGATACTATCTATCATATCAATGATACTTTGCATCTTTCTCACCCAATGcgcaagcttgagtttgagttaaccTCAAACTCAACTCTGATTGAATTCATCCTTAATTGATTTGTAGTTTACTATCATTTACTCTATTTAACCTCATGACAATTTGATCTAACTATTAAACCAAGTTTTTGCTATGACCTGGCCTAGATTTGACACCGATTTCCAATCAAACCGATTGATccaattcgaattttaaaacaGTGATTGAAATCCGCATATATAAATCtcgaaaaaattaatttacctttaatAAATTAGTGATATAAGACTTGCGAGATCCAATACCCCGCCAATCGTAAGAATGACCCTCTCCTTCAGTGAAGTACATCTTGACAAAAGGAGTGGTGTCTACAAAGAAAATCTCAGCCAAATCTGGAGAAAttaagaaggaaaaacaaatatttaattataaaagtaataaaaatttcaaattaattcaaattggcAGAGAAAATTACTTTACTTGCCTGCATTGACAATAAAAGATCTCAAGCAGAGCCATCTTGAATCAATTTTTCTAAGTAGTGAGCTTAATTGGGCCTCAGCATTTCCTCTGTAATCATGGTTGCCCAAAACTGCAATAgatcataaacaaaatcaaactgtGGCAAACACATACCATCTGTATTGACAGTGCTCTAGGTTCAAGTCACCCATCTTATGGTTTGACACAGCTGAACCATGAAACAGGGAAATTCAAGCGATTCGATGCAGGTCAAAGTAGTTAATCAAATTATGActtaattcagttcaaatttgaatcataacTTGCTTCGAGTTTAGTCAATCAATTgtcaaatcaatatttttttggtcaattattggacaaaataatatcattttgtcaatgaattatAAACTCAAAATACGAATCTAAATCATAGATCCAAACTACAAACTCGAGCCAAACTTCAAactttataattgaattaaactcaaactactCTTAATTTTGACTTGACAAACTTGAGTAAAACTCGAACATAAATTATTCAGACTTGAATAAGATCGTAACCACCGCTACTAATGAGACCCATTAGAGCATTGTTATTTCTATCCATTAACTAGTTTCTTAGAGGGATTTGTAAAGTAGGAAATTACCAATGTACCATTGCTTTTGCAGGCTTTGAGCTGTATAAATTTTGGAGAAAGATTCTTCAAATGCGGGATCATCTTCCCCACTCAATCCATTCTCATAGAAATTATCTCCTGTTGAAACTACAAAATTTATGTCCAATTTCTCCCCAATTCTCCCCATCTGCATGTACCCATTCCTCATTAATCATATACAAATACAGCAAAATAACTAAATatcataaaagtaaaaaaaattagtgattttatcattcaaaatattaaaaaagttagTCTAtccaattcaagtttaaaaacccaCAAACCCAAAACCGTCACTCATCCGAACTCAAATCCCCGAGAATTCTCACTGACCCAAACTCACTAGAACCCTGGCTCACCCAAATACACTTGCCACCCATCCAAACTCAAGgttgaaagtgaaaatggaagaaaaatttTGAGTGCTATGGAGTAATAAGATAACTTTTAAGGATTATTTTCCAGTGTTAGTTTCTGGGTGaaaaagtttgattgatgaATTTAGTGGGTATAAGTGTTTTAAGCTCAATCCTTTGGTAGGAGAAATAAATCTCTCTTTGCAGAGCAATGGTAACAAATGGCAATGCTACTCATCGAAGAACAGAAATAGATCATTTTTAAAGCCAATGATCTTGAAACAGGAAAAAATGCAGAACTATGAATGTTCATGAATaattaaaacactaaaaaaattaaaaattaaaggaaaaaaaaacctgaaTAGCAACTTCAGATTGATTGAATCCGCCTCTCCTTCCCCAATCCCCAATCACCAAAAAGCTAAGCGATCCATCAGTTTTAATGGGCTGTTCAAACTTTTCAAGCTCTGCAAATCCAAACCCTAAACACAACAGAAAGCTCAAAACCAGGAGGCACAAATAACCGACCTTCCTTCTGCACAAATCCGCCATTAAAGCTTCCATGAAAaacctctctttctctttcccCTTCTCTCTGTAGCCTCGGCCTGTGATATGCCGTGAATATAAACCCTGCTATATTATAACAAAGACGAAGAGTTCTACGTGGCCCACATGAGGATGGGGGTGTAAGTGAAAGAATAGAAAGTTttgatatataagaaaaatacgGCAATAATTGGAGTGTCGAAGCCGGGCAACAGCCAATAATACAAATGGGTATAAATTTGGCAAGTGTCAAAAAAACTAAGAGGTGTAAGAGGAGACGTTGAAGGATGTGCGAATATGCGACAGAATCAGTTTGCGGATAAATTCTGAAGTTCTCTAGAATATTCCACAGCTTGTGGAGAAGGGAGCTGGCTCAATTTGGTGTCGGCAGGAACGAACTATATTATCtgcatttaaatttaatatttaaataatatattattatgtaattaaataatttttaattataaataaaataatatttaattatataataatttattatttaaacattttaaattaattataatattattgtactTCGTATAATCCTACCACAATATTTATTGGTTATACTTTATTCTAATTttcatttaagaaaataacaacatttgtatatatctaattataacttttttctctaattaaaaaggttgaactttttttttatataaaacaattaaacttttaaatttttttattgaatgaactaaatttttatatttttttatagaataaaccaaatttttcaatattttgtattaaaacttgaaagttttgaataaatatgattagaattgtttcttttgttttgttttgaaattaatgtgattagttttgtattttttataaaaaaataataaaaatttaatcagttCAATTAAAAACTATGAAAGTTCGGTCTagttagtaaaaaaatttaaaagtttaatctatttgattaaaaaaatcaaaattcagtttttttaataaaaaataaatgatagtTTAATATCTCTAAGTATTATTATTCCTTTATTGAATAGAatattttatgtcaattttgtataatatcaataatgttGATATCCTGATCTAATCGATGGTGATCAAGATTGACTCAAATTGACCTATGAACCAAGTCAACATTTGATCCAAGCTTGAAAAAATGGTGCAAATAACGAATGTTAACGTGGTTGTATGAGTTTTGCTATGGTCCATATATAATTggaagatattatttttaattttaatttaaaatcatttaatcatatgacagtttattattgttaaaatgatgaATAGGTTTAAATTCTCATATTGAAATATAgacaaaaatattatgattcGAAACGAATACGATAAAATATGAAACTTCTAAAGATATGGTTTATTGTCAATTCAGTATTTGGGCCAACCATTTGACTAATTTTCACAGATTGTGAGAGGCCCAAAGCAAAGCCATAGCCCATTTGTAAGACCCAATTGTCTATGTAGAAGATGAAATTAGGTATTCTTCGTGATATAATGTgtgtattttaatataaaattttgttcattgGTGGGGCTGTTTGCACTATTTGTCAAATATGTGGACCATATTACACAGAAGCGTAGTGAGTAAGACCATGTGGACTCAGGGGTGATAATAAATCGAGCTACATGTTGGTAGCTCACGTCTCAACTCATCTCTAGTGGGGATCAAGCTCAGCTcttgaattaagtttgagtttggcgTTGGTTGGTTTGATAAGCTTatgattcaactcaaatattttaatagtttcaaatatgatatttaaatccttaaaattttacttattaactttaaatataagagataattaataaatatataaacaatattttaaaaattaaaaggtttaaatatgtaattttttgagTCAAGCTTAAATCGTTTACTCTTGTTTCAAGCTCGAGTTggagttaaaatattattagttcaTTGAGCTCGATCTCTCCTTTAAAGTAATTAAGTCAAGCTTGAGTCAAACACTATTAGGCTTGATTGGCATGATTACTCTCTTacatgtattaataataaatattaatttatgttttattaaataattaaatattattttatttttaatttaaaattatttaattatataataatatattattattaatatataaattaatatttattgtttgtatatataatttttttttttttggaaaacataatattattcgcTGATACATTCATTTTGTCAATccaaataaaatcattcaagCTAATCATGGGCAAACTGAAGTCACAATAGTACTAGAAT
This sequence is a window from Mangifera indica cultivar Alphonso chromosome 20, CATAS_Mindica_2.1, whole genome shotgun sequence. Protein-coding genes within it:
- the LOC123204407 gene encoding UV-B-induced protein At3g17800, chloroplastic — encoded protein: MEAATATVVQSSVAVNRRYSSFARSAFLSANGPDFVRFATSSHLPIQHYSSVSYSKPMHRRMGMGSRRCMAIRASSSPDSTGSIAPIAPLRLESPVGQFLLQILISHPHLVPAAVEQQLEQLQTDRDAEKKEEPSASGTDLVLYRRIAEVKANERRKALEEILYALVVQKFMDANVSLIPSIVPSSSDPSGRVDMWPSHDEKLEQLHSTEAYEMIQNHLALILGNRLGDSNSVAQISKLRVGQVYAASVMYGYFLKRVDQRFQLEKTMKLLPNASDEETKVQRAVEDMKPAGEGSYEAVSSHPELSAWAGGVRSGGFGHGIKASRLRTYVMSFDGETLQRYATIRSKEAVSIIEKHTEALFGRPEIVITPQGNVDSSKDELIKISFGGLKRLVLEAVTFGSFLWDVETYVDSRYHFVMN
- the LOC123204408 gene encoding purple acid phosphatase 17, whose translation is MEALMADLCRRKVGYLCLLVLSFLLCLGFGFAELEKFEQPIKTDGSLSFLVIGDWGRRGGFNQSEVAIQMGRIGEKLDINFVVSTGDNFYENGLSGEDDPAFEESFSKIYTAQSLQKQWYIVLGNHDYRGNAEAQLSSLLRKIDSRWLCLRSFIVNADLAEIFFVDTTPFVKMYFTEGEGHSYDWRGIGSRKSYITNLLKDLEIALRGSSAKWKIVVGHHAIRSIGHHGDTAELKRHILPLLKTYNVDFYMNGHDHCLEHFSDKESRVQFLTSGAASKAWRGDIKERDREGLQFFYDGQGFMSVELNQTEAQIVFYDVFGEVLHKWSTKKELLSSI